From Pseudomonas sp. G2-4:
GACCTTTGCCGAACCGCAATCCATCGGTTTGTCGGCACTGTGCGGCCTGTGGTTCCCGGTGTCACGCCAGGCTCCCGGCGGGGCCTGGATGCGCCTGGACCCGCAATCGCCCGAGGCACTGCTGGTGCCGCTGGCTCCCGGTCTGTTGCAAGGCTGCGGCGTGCTTGCCGCCGGGCCGCTGGAACCGGGTATTGCCCACGGCCTGTCGCTGTCCAGCGGCACGTTGGCCCTGGATGGCGAACGGGAAATCGAATTCAACCCACATGACCGGCCCACGGTCACCCTCGATGCCAACGGCCCGCTGAGCATCGACGTCAGCGCGGTGCTGGCCTACGCCGCGCAACACCGTTTGTTGACCATCGGCCGCGAACATCCGCAACACCCCCTGAACCTTCAAGACAGCCTTCAAGACACCCTGGGAGAATAAAAATGTCGACACCGCTCACCCACGATCAACTGCTGCACGCCTATCAGGTGATGCGCACCATCCGCGCCTTCGAAGAGCGCCTGCACGTGGAATTCGCCACCGGCGAGATTCCCGGCTTCGTCCATCTGTATGCCGGCGAAGAAGCCTCGGCCGCCGGGGTCATGGCCCATTTGGGCGATGACGATTGCATCGCCTCCAACCACCGTGGCCATGGCCATTGCATCGCCAAGGGCGTGGATGTCTACGGGATGATGGCCGAGATCTACGGCAAGAAAACCGGCGTCTGCCAAGGCAAGGGCGGCTCGATGCACATCGCCGATTTTGAGAAGGGCATGCTCGGTGCCAATGGCATCGTCGGTGCCGGCGCACCCCTGGTGGTGGGCGCCGCGCTGGCGGCCCGAATGAAAGGCACCGACAGCGTCGCCGTGGTGTTCTTCGGCGACGGCGGCTCCAACGAAGGTGCAGTGTTCGAGGCCATGAACATGGCCTCGGTGTGGAACCTGCCGTGCCTGTTCGTCGCTGAAAACAACGGCTACGCCGAAGCCACCGCGTCCAATTGGTCGGTGGCCTGCGACCACATCGCCGACCGCGCCGCCGGGTTCGGCATGCCAGGGGTGACGGTGGATGGCTTTGACTTCTTTGCCGTCCATGAAGCGGCCGGCGCCGCCGTCGAGCGCGCCCGGGCTGGGGAGGGGCCGTCGCTGATCGAGGTCAAGCTGACCCGCTATTACGGCCACTTCGAGGGCGACGCCCAAACCTACCGGGCGCCCGATGAGGTCAAGCATTTCCGCGAGAACCAGGATTGCCTGATGCAGTTCCGTGAGCGCACCACCCGGGCCGGGCTGCTGTCGGCCGAACAGTTGGACCAGGTCGACAAGGAAGTGGAGTTGCTGATCGACAACGCGGTGTTCAAGGCCAAGTCCGATCCCAAACCCACGGCAGCGGACCTGCTCACCGACGTCTACGTCTCCTATCCCTGAACGCTGCTTACTCGAACAAGAACCTAAAACAAAAATAGAGAATCCCATCATGGCGAGAAAAATCAGCTATCAGCAGGCAATCAACGAGGCGTTGGCCCAGGAAATGCGCCGCGACTCCAGTGTCTTCATCATGGGCGAGGACGTGGCTGGCGGTGCCGGCGCCCCCGGTGAGAACGACGCCTGGGGCGGTGTGCTTGGTGTTACCAAGGGGCTTTACGACCAATTCCCCGGGCGCGTGCTGGATACGCCGCTGTCGGAGATCGGTTACGTCGGCGCGGCGGTCGGGGCTGCTACTTGCGGTGTGCGTCCGGTGTGCGAACTGATGTTCGTCGACTTCGCTGGTTGCTGCCTGGACCAGATCCTCAACCAGGCGGCGAAGTTTCGCTACATGTTCGGCGGCAAGGCTTCCACGCCCCTGGTGATCCGCACCATGGTCGGCGCCGGCCTGCGCGCCGCCGCCCAGCATTCCCAGATGCTCACCTCCTTGTGGACCCACATTCCGGGCCTGAAGGTGGTGTGTCCATCCTCGCCCTACGACGCCAAGGGTTTGTTGATCCAGGCGATCCGCGACAACGACCCGGTGATCTTCTGTGAGCACAAGTTGCTCTACAGCATGCAAGGCGAAGTGCCGGAAGAGCTCTATACCATCCCCTTCGGCGAGGCCAATTTCCTGCGCGACGGTAAGGACGTGACCCTGGTGTCGTACGGGCGCATGGTCAACACCGCGATGGACGCCGCCCGCAGCCTGGCCGGGCGCGGTATCGACTGCGAAGTCATCGACCTGCGCACCACCAGCCCGATGGACGAGGACAGCATCCTCGAAAGCGTGGAAAAGACCGGACGCCTGGTGGTCATCGACGAGGCCAATCCACGCTGTTCCATGGCCACCGACATTTCCGCGCTGGTGGCGCAAAAGGCCTTCGGCGCGCTCAAGGCGCCGATTGAAATGGTCACCGCGCCGCACACCCCGGTGCCGTTCTCCGATGCCTTGGAAGACCTGTACATCCCTGACGCGGCGAAAATCGAAAAAGCCGTGCTCAACGTGATCGAGTGGAGCAAGCGCTGATGAGCCAGATTCATACCCTGACCATGCCCAAATGGGGCCTGTCGATGACCGAGGGCCGGGTCGATGCCTGGCTCAAGGAGGAGGGCCAGACGATCACCAAGGGCGATGAAGTGATGGACGTGGAGACCGACAAAATCTCCAGCAGCGTCGAGGCACCGTTCTCCGGGATCTTGCGCCGGCAGATCGCCCGCCAGGACGAAACCCTGGCGGTTGGCGCCCTGCTGGGCATCGTCGTAGAGGGCGAGGCCAGCGACGCCGAGATCGATGCGCTGATCGAGCAGTTCCAGGCCAGCTTCGTGCCGGGCGATGCCGCAGCCGAGGACTGCGGACCGAAACCGCAGAAAGTCGAATTGGACGGCCGGCTGATCCGCTATTTCGAGCGCGGCGAGGGCGGCACGCCGCTGTTGCTGGTGCACGGTTTCGGTGGTGATCTGAACAACTGGCTGTTCAACCATGAAGCACTGGCGGTCGGGCGTCGGGTGGTTGCCCTGGACCTGCCGGGCCATGGCGAGTCTGGCAAGGTCTTGCAACGGGGCGATCTCGATGAGTTGAGCGGCGTGGTGCTGGCCCTGCTCGATCATCTGGACATCAACGCTGTGCACCTCGTCGGGCACTCCATGGGCGGCGCCGTGTCGCTGAACACAGTACGGCTGGCGCCCCAGCGGGTGCGTTCCTTGACCTTGATCGGCAGCGCCGGTTTGGGGCCGGAGATCAATGGCAGCTACTTGCAGGGCTTCGTCGAAGCGGCCAACCGCAACGCCCTCAAGCCGCAGTTGGTGCAGCTGTTCTCCAATGCCGGTTTGGTCAACCGACAGATGCTTGACGACATGCTCAAGTACAAGCGCCTGGAGGGCGTGGATGCCGCGCTGCAACAGTTGTCCGCGCGCTTGTTCGCCGAGGGTCGCCAGCAAACCGACTTGCGCGAAGTGGTACAGGCCGGCGATGTGCCGACCCTGGTGATCTGGGGCAGCGACGACGCCATCATTCCAGTGACCCACAGCGAAGGATTGAGCGCACAGGTCGAGGTGTTGTCCGGTCAGGGCCACATGGTGCAGATGGAAGCGGCCGAACAGGTCAACTCGCTGATCCTGGCGTTCATTCAACAGCACTGATCAAGCGGGCGGCGAGGTGATTCGTCGCCCCTGCAAAAAATCTGGAGGAATGCTATGAACGTTTCAATCAAGCCTACCCGCAGCATGCGCGCCGCCGTTTGGCATGGCCGTAACGACATCCGCGTCGAAGACGTGCCACTGCCTATTTCGCCGCCCGCCGGGTGGGTACAGATCCGCGTGCAATGGTGCGGCATTTGCGGTTCCGACCTGCATGAGTACGTGGCCGGACCGGTGTTCATCCCGGTGGACGCACCGCACCCGCTGACGGGGATCAAGGGCCAGTGCATCCTCGGCCATGAGTTCTGCGGCGAGATCGTCGAACTGGGCGCCGGTGTGGAGGGTTTCAGCGTTGGCGAGCCGGTGGCGGCCGATGCCTGCCAGCACTGCGGCACCTGTTATTACTGCACCCACGGGCTGTACAACATCTGCGAAAACCTGGCGTTCACCGGGTTGATGAACAACGGTGCGTTTGCCGAACTGGTCAACGTACCAGCCAACCTGCTCTACAAATTGCCCGCCGATTTCCCAGCCGAGGCCGGCGCCTTGATCGAACCGTTGGCGGTGGGCATGCATGCGGTGAAAAAGGCCGGCAGCCTGTTGGGCCAGAACGTCGTGGTGGTGGGGGCCGGGACGATCGGCCTGTGCACCATCATGTGCGCCAAGGCCGCCGGCGCCGCCCAGGTCATTGCCCTGGAAATGTCCGGCGCACGCAAGGCCAAGGCCCTGGAAGTTGGCGCCAACCATGTGATCGATCCGAACGAATGCGATGCCCTGGCCGAAGTACGGCGCCTGACCGGCGGCCTGGGCGCCGATGTCAGCTTCGAGTGCATCGGCAACAAGCACACCGCCAAGCTGGCCATCGACCTGATCCGCAAGGCCGGCAAGTGCGTGTTGGTGGGGATCTTCGAGGAGCCGAGTTCATTCAACTTCTTTGACCTGGTCTCCACCGAAAAACAGGTGCTCGGGGCGCTGGCCTACAACGGCGAGTTTGCCGACGTGATCGCCTTCATTGCCGATGGCCGTTTGGACATTTCGCCACTGGTGACCGGGCGCATTCAGCTGGAGCAGATCGTTGGGCAGGGATTCGAGGAACTGGTCAATAACAAGGAGCACAACGTGAAGATCATCGTGTCACCCGCACGGATCTGAGGGCGCCTGTGATGGGCGATTGGCGATGGCCGGCAGCGGCCATCGCATTTTTTCTCAGGTATAGGCCAACAACCTGCCGCAGAGTATCACCGCAATCCACAACAGCATCGAGACTATGGCCTGGGCTCTGGCCAGGCCGGGCGCGGTGGCGTGGGTGTTCCAATGCCGGACCGAACGGTAGATGCCTATGTGAAACATGGCCGCATTGATGCCTGCCGCGGCAATCAGACTCAGCATGAGGAGAAACACGCCATTTCCAGCGAAGTCATGGGGATGAGCGCTGAACATCATCAAACCAGCGGGTACGATCAACAACAGTGCTGCAACCGCCCAGGTCAGCAGATGACGGGCCAGGGCGGTCACCGGGAGTTCCTTGGACAGCCCGAGCAGCCGCAGGTCGAACATCAGCACCGCTCCCACCAGCACCGAGAAGCCGATGATGTGCACCACCTCCACCAGCGGATAAAGCCACAGTTCGCTGCGCATGGCCAACCCCAGGGACGAATCGCCCAACCGGTCCAGCCAGCCTTGCGGGTCGCTACCCGCCTGGGTGCCTTGCATCAGCGCAACTCGGTGGTCTTGTCAGCGATGGTGATGCGTTCGGCACGCAATTCGTCGGGCTTATTGCGGTTCGGATAGCCGACCACGCTCGCCTGGTTGCCGGCGGCCAGCATGTCCTTCGATAGGCCTCGATTCTCCATGCGCGAGGGCGGTGCGAGGACGACGGTCCAGGTCTTGTCCGCTGTTTTCAGGCGCACGAAACCGTGGGGATGGGAGTAGCCGGATTCTTCTATCGTTCCGCTGAGCTGCAAGGCCTTGCTCGTGTCGTATTCGCTCCAGCCGTGATGGGCGAATACTGAGGTTGCAATCAGCAGCAGTGATAAACCGATGCAGCGAAAGGTGAGTTTCATGATGATCCTCCTGTCGGGTGTTTCGGTTCAGGCCGGTAGATTTCGCCAGACGTGTTCCTCATCGAGCTGGAGCGCTCGTTCCTCGTTTTGGCGGAACCGCCGATCGCAGTCGAGGAAAAATTCGTCGAGCTGTGGCGGCTTGAGGTCGGTGCCACTGAGCATTCCATGGACCTGGCCACGATGATGGATCTGATGTTCGAACAGGTGCAACAGCAGCCGGTCGATTCGCTCGCGTACCACACCGTCGACCCGCACCAGATCTACGCAGCGGGCGAGGTCTTTTTCCCGCAGGGATTCGCAGTAGGCCACAAGCCGCTGGTCGGTTTGGGCCTGGCTCTGCATGAGCTGGGCAAAGGGCAGGACCTCGGAGAAATCCTTTATCTGGCCGTCACGATCACCTTCAAGGGCGGTGAGGTAATAACGGTCCACTTCCAGAATGTGGCAAAGCGTGGCTTGAATGGACGGAAAGAAACCCGTGCGATGAGCCACATACTCGGCCTCGCTCAACTGCGCGCAGGCGTTGAGTAGCCGGTGATTGGCCCACTGGTTGTTCAGGGCCTGGGCCAGGAAATAGTTCATGGGCGGTCTCCTGTTGTGTCCGTAGACCTTTGTGGGAGCGAGCTTGCTCGCGAAGACGGAGGCCCATTCAGCATAGCCGTTTCAGGCAGACCGCTTTCGCGAGCAGGCTCGCTCCCACACAGGCTTTCTTACTTTCTTGGGGCCGGTCCTAAAGCCCCACATCCGGCAACACCGGCCGATTCGCCATGGCCTTGGCCATGATCTGCTCCACATACACCCGGTCTTCTTCCGGCAAGGCCAGGCGCGGCGGGCGGGTGAGGGCGCTGCCGCGGCCGGCGATGGCTTCGCACAGCTTGATGCATTGCACCAGGTCGGCGCGCGCGTCCAGGTGCAGGATCGGCATCAGCCATTCATAGATCGGCATCGCCTCGGCAAAGCGTCCGGCACGGGCCAGGCGGAAAATGGTCTCACCTTCTTTCGGGAACACGTTGGACATCCCCGAGACCCAGCCTTCGGCACCCACGGCGAGGCTTTCCAGCACCACGTCGTCGAGGCCGGCGAACAGCACAAAACGGTCGCCGACTTCATTGCGCACGTCGATAAACCGCCGGGTGTCGCCGGAGGAGTCCTTGAAGCACACCACGTTGTCGCAATCGGCCAGGGAAATCAGAATGTCCGGGGTCACGTCGTTCTTGTAGATCGGCGGGTTGTTGTAGACCATCAAGGGCACATCGGCATGGCGGGCCACGTAGCGGAAATGCTCGGCGGTCTCGAACGGCTTGGAGCCGTAGACCAGCGCCGGCATCAACATCACCCCGTCGACGCCGACCTTGCGCACTGCGTTGGCGACCTTGGCGGCTTGCACGCTGGTGAACTCGGCCACGCCGCAAATCACCGGCACGCGGCCGCGAGAGGCGTCCACCGCGACTTCGGTCACGGCGATTTTCTCTTCGGCGCTCAGGGAGGTGTTTTCCCCCACCGATCCGCAGACCACCAGGCCGGAAACGCCATCACGGATGACGTTGGAAATCACTTGGTGGGTTTTTTCCAGGTTGATGGAAAAATCGTCGTTGAATTGCGTGGTGACGGCGGGGAAAACGCCGCTCCAGTTGATGCGTTTGCTCATGGGGTGTCTCCGGTGGTTAAGGGGATTTCTCATATATGTAGAAAAAGTGAGTCGAATACAGCGCTTTTGTGGCGAGGGAGCTTGCTCCCGCTGGGTCGCGAAGCGGCCCTCTGGATTTGCCTGACACACCGAGTTGCCAAGTAGTTATTGGGGCCGCTTCGCAGCCCAGCGGGAGCAAGCTCCCTCGCCACGGGGGGATGTGCAAAGTTCAACATTCACGCGCCAGGCCAGGTGTCTGAAAGCCGATAGCCCTGCGGCCACGG
This genomic window contains:
- a CDS encoding alpha-ketoacid dehydrogenase subunit beta — translated: MARKISYQQAINEALAQEMRRDSSVFIMGEDVAGGAGAPGENDAWGGVLGVTKGLYDQFPGRVLDTPLSEIGYVGAAVGAATCGVRPVCELMFVDFAGCCLDQILNQAAKFRYMFGGKASTPLVIRTMVGAGLRAAAQHSQMLTSLWTHIPGLKVVCPSSPYDAKGLLIQAIRDNDPVIFCEHKLLYSMQGEVPEELYTIPFGEANFLRDGKDVTLVSYGRMVNTAMDAARSLAGRGIDCEVIDLRTTSPMDEDSILESVEKTGRLVVIDEANPRCSMATDISALVAQKAFGALKAPIEMVTAPHTPVPFSDALEDLYIPDAAKIEKAVLNVIEWSKR
- a CDS encoding DinB family protein; translated protein: MNYFLAQALNNQWANHRLLNACAQLSEAEYVAHRTGFFPSIQATLCHILEVDRYYLTALEGDRDGQIKDFSEVLPFAQLMQSQAQTDQRLVAYCESLREKDLARCVDLVRVDGVVRERIDRLLLHLFEHQIHHRGQVHGMLSGTDLKPPQLDEFFLDCDRRFRQNEERALQLDEEHVWRNLPA
- a CDS encoding thiamine pyrophosphate-dependent dehydrogenase E1 component subunit alpha, with amino-acid sequence MSTPLTHDQLLHAYQVMRTIRAFEERLHVEFATGEIPGFVHLYAGEEASAAGVMAHLGDDDCIASNHRGHGHCIAKGVDVYGMMAEIYGKKTGVCQGKGGSMHIADFEKGMLGANGIVGAGAPLVVGAALAARMKGTDSVAVVFFGDGGSNEGAVFEAMNMASVWNLPCLFVAENNGYAEATASNWSVACDHIADRAAGFGMPGVTVDGFDFFAVHEAAGAAVERARAGEGPSLIEVKLTRYYGHFEGDAQTYRAPDEVKHFRENQDCLMQFRERTTRAGLLSAEQLDQVDKEVELLIDNAVFKAKSDPKPTAADLLTDVYVSYP
- a CDS encoding DUF6644 family protein, whose protein sequence is MQGTQAGSDPQGWLDRLGDSSLGLAMRSELWLYPLVEVVHIIGFSVLVGAVLMFDLRLLGLSKELPVTALARHLLTWAVAALLLIVPAGLMMFSAHPHDFAGNGVFLLMLSLIAAAGINAAMFHIGIYRSVRHWNTHATAPGLARAQAIVSMLLWIAVILCGRLLAYT
- a CDS encoding DUF6152 family protein, yielding MKLTFRCIGLSLLLIATSVFAHHGWSEYDTSKALQLSGTIEESGYSHPHGFVRLKTADKTWTVVLAPPSRMENRGLSKDMLAAGNQASVVGYPNRNKPDELRAERITIADKTTELR
- a CDS encoding 2,3-butanediol dehydrogenase, yielding MRAAVWHGRNDIRVEDVPLPISPPAGWVQIRVQWCGICGSDLHEYVAGPVFIPVDAPHPLTGIKGQCILGHEFCGEIVELGAGVEGFSVGEPVAADACQHCGTCYYCTHGLYNICENLAFTGLMNNGAFAELVNVPANLLYKLPADFPAEAGALIEPLAVGMHAVKKAGSLLGQNVVVVGAGTIGLCTIMCAKAAGAAQVIALEMSGARKAKALEVGANHVIDPNECDALAEVRRLTGGLGADVSFECIGNKHTAKLAIDLIRKAGKCVLVGIFEEPSSFNFFDLVSTEKQVLGALAYNGEFADVIAFIADGRLDISPLVTGRIQLEQIVGQGFEELVNNKEHNVKIIVSPARI
- a CDS encoding acetoin dehydrogenase dihydrolipoyllysine-residue acetyltransferase subunit, with product MSQIHTLTMPKWGLSMTEGRVDAWLKEEGQTITKGDEVMDVETDKISSSVEAPFSGILRRQIARQDETLAVGALLGIVVEGEASDAEIDALIEQFQASFVPGDAAAEDCGPKPQKVELDGRLIRYFERGEGGTPLLLVHGFGGDLNNWLFNHEALAVGRRVVALDLPGHGESGKVLQRGDLDELSGVVLALLDHLDINAVHLVGHSMGGAVSLNTVRLAPQRVRSLTLIGSAGLGPEINGSYLQGFVEAANRNALKPQLVQLFSNAGLVNRQMLDDMLKYKRLEGVDAALQQLSARLFAEGRQQTDLREVVQAGDVPTLVIWGSDDAIIPVTHSEGLSAQVEVLSGQGHMVQMEAAEQVNSLILAFIQQH
- a CDS encoding dihydrodipicolinate synthase family protein, translating into MSKRINWSGVFPAVTTQFNDDFSINLEKTHQVISNVIRDGVSGLVVCGSVGENTSLSAEEKIAVTEVAVDASRGRVPVICGVAEFTSVQAAKVANAVRKVGVDGVMLMPALVYGSKPFETAEHFRYVARHADVPLMVYNNPPIYKNDVTPDILISLADCDNVVCFKDSSGDTRRFIDVRNEVGDRFVLFAGLDDVVLESLAVGAEGWVSGMSNVFPKEGETIFRLARAGRFAEAMPIYEWLMPILHLDARADLVQCIKLCEAIAGRGSALTRPPRLALPEEDRVYVEQIMAKAMANRPVLPDVGL